From Streptomyces sp. NBC_01551:
CCGCGAGCAGGAGAAGGCCGACCACACCATCCTCGTGCCCAAGAACGAGGACGAGCTGGACCCGATCCTGATGGGCATCCCGCTCCAGCTGCTGGCGTACCACACCGCCCTGGCCCTGGGCCGGGACATCGACAAGCCGCGCAACCTGGCGAAGTCCGTCACGGTCGAGTAGTCCTCCCCGGACACCGGCACCCGGACATGAGTACGGCCCCCCGAGCTTCTCGGGGGGCCGTACTCGTACCCGTACTCGTACCCGCACTCGTACCCGTACTCGTACGCGTACCCGGATCGCGTCAGCTCGCGGCGACCGCGCCGCGGCCCGAGGCCTTGCCGAAGGCCATGGGCCAGCTGGCCACCGCGGCCGTCGCCCCGTACCAGGCCAGCAGCCCGGAGACGGCGGCCACCCAGCCGGCGGCCTTGGTCAGCCCGCCGCTGTCGGCGAAGGCGCCTATCGCGAGGAGCAGCAGGGAGAGGGTGAGCAGGGCGTACACGCCCTGGCCGAACAGTCCGCTCGACGCTCCCATCGTGAGGGTCAGCGCGAGCAGGGCGAAGAGGACGAGGAAGAGTCCGGCGGCGTCTGCCGAAACCTTTCCGTCGGCCCCTTGGGCCCAGGTGAACCAGAAGGCACCGAGACCCGCGAACGCCGTCCCGTTGAACCCGTTGCCCGCACGGAATTCGAGGACTCCGAGGACGAAGAGGGCGAGACCGCCGATGTAGGTCGCGAGTGACACGGAGTTGGCCGCGGTCACGCCGTCGATGATGCCGGTGTGGCCGATACCGAACGCGAGAAGGGTGAGACCCAGGGCGATGTTCCCGAGGGTCGAAGTCGAGGCCGTGCTTCCCGCAGAGACACCATTGTCCACGGCGGGCTCCCTTCGATCTGCAGTTGTTTGCTGCGTCCCAGCAGCATTTATCTACCCTTTACAAGGGGGTTCACAACCGCACGAGCGAAGTACAGCGGGTTACGGAATGACAACAACCGGTCGCTGCGCACGCTTGGCCAACCGCCCCGCCACCGAGCCGAAGATCCTGCCGACGATCCCGTGGGTGGATCCGACGACGATCGCGTCGGCCGAATACTCCCGGCCGACCTCCTCCAGCTCATGGCAGATGTCCCCACCCCGTTCGACCAGGATCCATGGCACTTCCGACAGGTAGTCGGCGCAGGCCAGTTCCAGCCCCAGCACCTCGGTGCGATGGTCCGGGACGTCCACGAAGACGGGCGGCTCGCAGCCGGCCCACACGGTGGTGGGCAGCCGGTTGGCCACATGGACGATGATCAGACCGGATCCGGAGCGCCGGGCCATCCCGATCGCGTAGGCGAGGGCTCGCTCACTGGAGGTCGAGCCGTCGAATCCCACGACGACGCCGTGCCGGAAGGCAGGGTCGCAGGGATGACGTGTCTGTTCCGCCGCGCGCAGGTCGCTGGACGCCTGGTCGGCGACCGGCTTGCGCTTGCGGTCCGCGGGTTCGGAGAATTCGTGACCGGCCATGAGTGTCTCGGCGGAGAGGTCCTTGGGGGAAGCAACAGGGGCGTTTTCGGCAACACAGGTTTTTTGACGACGCAGTGTGACGGAGCTCTGTCCGGGAAGCATCTTCCCAAGCCCATACCCACCAGGGTACGGCGACACTCCCGTCCTGCACAGGGCATGCCGCCCTTGGAGAGCGTCCCAGGGAGCATGCCGGAGAGGCCGCTCCTTGGCAATGGCCGCTGTCCCCTACAGCCAGTGACGAGCCACCCGTGCGCGCAGTGACCGAGCCCGGCCGCGGTGCGTTGGACAGGCGTCCGACCGTCCAGGAAGAGCCGCAGGGAGTACGCCGTGCCCGGCCATCCGGTTCACCCCGTCCAGCCCGCTCAGCCGACGCAGCCCGTCCACACCCCGCATCCTTTCCCACCCTCCCCCGTTCACTCGTCCGTGCACCCCGGAAGGCGGCCCCATGACGACCCCGCGGGTGACGTGGTGCGCTGGGCGGCCTTCAGCTGCCTGCTCGTCCCCGTGGTCCTCGTCGTCTACGGAACCTCCTTCGGCGGCGCGGCGGTCGCGACCCTCGGGCTGGCCGCCGTCACGGCCGCCTGCCGGGTCCTGCTGCGGCACTCGGAGAAGGTCGAGCGGGCCGGCGCCGCCGGGGTCCTGGCGCAGGGCCGCCCGTACCCGGGCGCGGCCTCAGGCCACCGCGGCCGGCACTCGCGCGCCGGGTCAGGTCCGCAGCGCGGCTGCCACGCCTCCGCGACGGTCCCGGGCGGACTGCCGGGAGGGGCGTCCGGCGGTTCGTCCCCTCAGGACTGACCGGTTCGCACGCACACACCCGCATGTTTTCAGCCAACTTCCGGACAGGGTGCCCCCCTTGCCGGAATGTCCACCCAACCCCCCTACCACCAGCGACGACAGAGCCCGGGGGAGCTCGCGACCCTATGGGTACTGGCCATGGCCGGGCGGCGCGCTTCCCACCCCGGTAGCGGAATGGAACGCTTCCTGATCGAATGCTTTTCGCCAAGTTGCCAAGTCGACATAGCGCTGCGTGCTGAACTTGTCACGCCGACACCACGGGACGCAGTAGATTCGATCATGTATTTACGGCGGGGGATCCACGTGCAAGGCCGAGGGGAAACGTGCAGGTGCGACCAGACCAAGGAGTCGCGACACCCAAGGGGGGCTTAGCGCCATGAGCCAGGATTCCACCGTCGTCGTGGACGCGGGCAGGAAGCTCGCGGGGCGTCGCCGCAGGGAGATCGTCGCGGTGCTGCTGTTCAGCGGCGGACCGATCTTCGAGAGTTCCATTCCACTCTCCGTGTTCGGCATCGACCGGCAGGACGCGGGAGTTCCACGCTATCGACTGCTCGTGTGCGCCGGGGAGGACGGTCCGCTGCGGACCACCGGCGGACTCGAACTGACCGCGCCGTACGGGTTGGAGGCGATCGCCCGGGCAGGCACGGTCGTCGTTCCGGCCTGGCGGTCCATCACCTCACCGCCGCCGCCGGAGGCGCTCGACGCGCTGCGCCTGGCGCACGAGGAGGGGGCCCGGATCGTCGGACTGTGCACGGGGGCCTTCGTGCTCGCCGCCGCCGGTCTGCTGGACGGGCGGCCCGCGACGACGCACTGGATGTACGCGCCGACGCTGGCCAAGCGGTACCCGTCCGTCCATGTCGATCCGCGCGAGCTGTTCGTCGACGACGGCGACGTGCTGACGTCCGCGGGCACCGCGGCCGGAATCGACCTGTGCCTGCACATCGTGCGCACGGACCACGGCAGCGAGGCGGCCGGGGCCCTGGCCCGCCGGCTCGTCGTGCCGCCGCGCCGCACGGGCGGACAGGAGCGCTACCTCGACCGGTCGCTGCCGGAGGAGATCGGCGCCGACCCGCTGGCCGAGGTCGTCGCCTGGGCGCTGGAACACCTCCACGAGCAGTTCGACGTGGAGACGCTGGCGGCGCGCGCCTACATGAGCAGGCGCACGTTCGACCGGCGGTTCCGCTCGCTGACCGGCAGCGCGCCGCTCCAGTGGCTGATCACCCAGCGGGTGCTCCAGGCACAGCGGCTGCTGGAGACCTCCGACTACTCGGTCGACGAGGTCGCCGGACGCTGCGGGTTCCGCTCGCCGGTCGCACTGCGCGGGCACTTCCGGCGGCAGCTGGGGTCCTCCCCGGCCGCCTACCGCTCCGCGTACCGGGCGCGCCGGCCGCAGGCCGACGCGGCGCAGGTCTCGGACATCTCGTCCGGCCCGCTGCCGCACCAGCGCACCCCGCAGCCCCAGCGGGCCGCGGCCGCCCTGGCGGCCTCCGGTCCGACGGTGACAGAGCTGTACGCCCCGGGCCGGGTGCTGCGCGAGCACGCGTAGCGCCGCCCGCGGGCACTGCCTGACGGAGGTCCCCCCATCGGTCGTCACCGGCGGGGGGACCTTCCGTGTGTCCGGGCACCGGGCCCTGCGGGTGTGCGATCGGGCCGCGGGCCCGCCACGATCGGCGAGCTACCGCATAAGGTGGGACGCATGAACGATCGCATGGTGTGGATCGACTGCGAGATGACCGGGCTCTCGTTGACGGACGACGCACTTATCGAGGTGGCCGCACTGGTCACCGACTCGGAGCTCAACGTGCTCGGCGAAGGCGTGGACATCGTGATCCGCCCGCCGGACGCGGCCCTGGAAACCATGCCCGACGTGGTGCGCGAGATGCACACCGCCTCCGGCCTGCTCGACGAGCTGGCCGGCGGGACCACCCTCGCGGATGCCGAGGCGCAGGTCCTGGCGTACGTACGGGAGCACGTGAAGGAGCCCGGCAAGGCGCCGCTGTGCGGGAACTCGGTCGGCACCGACCGCGGCTTCCTGCTGCGCGACATGGCGGCGCTGGAGGGGTACCTGCACTACCGGATCGTGGACGTGTCCTCGGTCAAGGAGCTGGCCCGCCGCTGGTACCCGCGGGCGTACTTCAACAGCCCGCCGAAGAACGGTAACCACCGGGCGCTCGCGGACATCAAGGAGTCCATCGCCGAGCTGCGCTACTACCGGGAGGCGGTCTTCGTGCCGCAGCCCGGTCCGGACTCGGACACCGCGCGGAGCATCGCCGCGAAGCACGTGGTGCCCGCCGAGTAGGCCCCTTCCGACGGCACGGAGACGGGCGCGGGGAAAGGGGGGAGCGAGCACCCTCCCGGACCCTGTACCCTTTTCTTCGGCCGGTCGGTTTTCCGACCGGACATGGTGGGTGTAGCTCAGTTGGTAGAGCACCTGGTTGTGGTCCAGGTGGCCGCGGGTTCAAGTCCCGTCACTCACCCTGCGAGAAGGCCCCGGCCCGCGAAAGCGGACCGGGGCCTTCTGTGTGTACGGGGTCAGGCGGGCCTACGAGGACTCCCGGACCACCAGCTCGGTCGGGAGCACGATCGCGTGCTCCGGGGACTCCCCCGCGATCCGCTCCAGCAGGACGCGGGCCATGGTGCGGCCCATCTCCTCGATCGGCTGGCGCACGCTGGTCAGCGGCGGGTCCATGTGCCGGGCCACCACCGAGTCGTCGAAGCCGACGAGCGCCACGTCGTCCGGTATCCGGCGGCCGGCCGCGCGCAGCTCGCGGCGGGCGCCGGCGGCCATCACGTCGGAGGCGGCGAAGACCGCGTCGAGCCCGGGGCGGCGCTCCAGCAGCTCGCGCATGGCCCGGCGGCCGCCCTCCTCGGTGAAGTCCCCGACGACGATCAGCGACTCGTCCACGGGCTGCCCGGCGGCCGCCAGGGCCTGCCGGTACCCGTCGAGGCGGCACTGGGCCCCGTACACGTCCGGCGGCCCGGTGATCGTGGCGATCGCGCGGCGGCCCCGGCCGAGGAGGTGGCGTACAGCCTCGGCGGCGCCCGCCAGGTTGTCCGAGTCCACGCAGGGCAGCACCTCGTCGGCGGAGCGGCGGCCGCTGATGACGGCGGGGATGCCCAGCTCGGCCAGCAGTTCGGGCAGCGGGTCCCCGGCGTGCACGGAGACCAGCAGGACGCCGTCGACCCG
This genomic window contains:
- a CDS encoding helix-turn-helix domain-containing protein, yielding MSQDSTVVVDAGRKLAGRRRREIVAVLLFSGGPIFESSIPLSVFGIDRQDAGVPRYRLLVCAGEDGPLRTTGGLELTAPYGLEAIARAGTVVVPAWRSITSPPPPEALDALRLAHEEGARIVGLCTGAFVLAAAGLLDGRPATTHWMYAPTLAKRYPSVHVDPRELFVDDGDVLTSAGTAAGIDLCLHIVRTDHGSEAAGALARRLVVPPRRTGGQERYLDRSLPEEIGADPLAEVVAWALEHLHEQFDVETLAARAYMSRRTFDRRFRSLTGSAPLQWLITQRVLQAQRLLETSDYSVDEVAGRCGFRSPVALRGHFRRQLGSSPAAYRSAYRARRPQADAAQVSDISSGPLPHQRTPQPQRAAAALAASGPTVTELYAPGRVLREHA
- a CDS encoding acetate uptake transporter, with protein sequence MDNGVSAGSTASTSTLGNIALGLTLLAFGIGHTGIIDGVTAANSVSLATYIGGLALFVLGVLEFRAGNGFNGTAFAGLGAFWFTWAQGADGKVSADAAGLFLVLFALLALTLTMGASSGLFGQGVYALLTLSLLLLAIGAFADSGGLTKAAGWVAAVSGLLAWYGATAAVASWPMAFGKASGRGAVAAS
- the orn gene encoding oligoribonuclease is translated as MNDRMVWIDCEMTGLSLTDDALIEVAALVTDSELNVLGEGVDIVIRPPDAALETMPDVVREMHTASGLLDELAGGTTLADAEAQVLAYVREHVKEPGKAPLCGNSVGTDRGFLLRDMAALEGYLHYRIVDVSSVKELARRWYPRAYFNSPPKNGNHRALADIKESIAELRYYREAVFVPQPGPDSDTARSIAAKHVVPAE
- a CDS encoding LacI family DNA-binding transcriptional regulator, encoding MNGQGRSGGRPTLEEVAVRAGVGRGTVSRVINGSSKVSEHTRAAVEAAVAELGYVPNRAARALAANRTDAIALVIPEPEARFFAEPYFSDVVRGVGATLAETDVQLVLTLAGSDRERRRLAQYLSGHRVDGVLLVSVHAGDPLPELLAELGIPAVISGRRSADEVLPCVDSDNLAGAAEAVRHLLGRGRRAIATITGPPDVYGAQCRLDGYRQALAAAGQPVDESLIVVGDFTEEGGRRAMRELLERRPGLDAVFAASDVMAAGARRELRAAGRRIPDDVALVGFDDSVVARHMDPPLTSVRQPIEEMGRTMARVLLERIAGESPEHAIVLPTELVVRESS
- a CDS encoding universal stress protein, whose amino-acid sequence is MAGHEFSEPADRKRKPVADQASSDLRAAEQTRHPCDPAFRHGVVVGFDGSTSSERALAYAIGMARRSGSGLIIVHVANRLPTTVWAGCEPPVFVDVPDHRTEVLGLELACADYLSEVPWILVERGGDICHELEEVGREYSADAIVVGSTHGIVGRIFGSVAGRLAKRAQRPVVVIP